In the Rattus rattus isolate New Zealand chromosome 18, Rrattus_CSIRO_v1, whole genome shotgun sequence genome, one interval contains:
- the LOC116886885 gene encoding olfactory receptor 5V1-like: MEGKNQTAPSEFIILGFSHLNELQFLLFTIFFLTYICTLGGNVFIIVVTMADTHLHTPMYYFLRNLAFIDICYTTTNVPQMMVHLLSEKKTISYGGCVTQLFAFIFFVGSECLLLAAMAYDRYIAICKPLRYSFIMNKALCSWLAASCWTGAFLNSVLHTVMTFHLPFCGNNQINYFFCDIPPLLILSCGDTALNELALLSIGILIGWTPFLCIILSYLYIISTILKIRSSQGRHKAFSTCASHLVIVILYYGSAIFTYVRPISSYSLEKDRLIPVMYSVVTPMLNPVIYTLRNKDIKQAVKAIGKNWQLSVFSSDM; encoded by the coding sequence atggaaggaaagaatcaaacaGCTCCATCTGAATTCATCATCTTGGGGTTCTCCCACCTGAATGAATTGCAGTTTTTACTTTTCACCATCTTCTTTCTGACCTACATATGTACTTTAGGAGGCAATGTTTTTATCATTGTGGTGACCATGGCTGATACCCACCTACATACACCCATGTATTATTTTCTACGAAATCTCGCCTTTATTGACATCTGTTACACTACCACTAATGTCCCCCAGATGATGGTGCATCTTCTGTCAGAGAAGAAAACCATCTCCTATGGAGGTTGTGTGACCCAgctctttgctttcattttcttcgtTGGCTCAGAGTGCCTCCTCCTGGCAGCAATGGCATATGACAGGTACATTGCCATCTGCAAGCCCTTAAGGTACTCATTTATTATGAACAAGGCCCTGTGCAGCTGGTTAGCAGCTTCATGCTGGACAGGTGCGTTTCTCAACTCCGTGCTGCACACAGTAATGACCTTCCACCTGCCCTTCTGTGGTAACAATCAGATCAATTATTTCTTCTGTGACATACCTCCTTTGCTGATCTTGTCTTGTGGTGATACTGCCCTTAATGAACTGGCTTTGCTGTCCATTGGGATCCTCATAGGTTGGACTCCTTTCCTGTGCATCATCCTTTCCTACCTTTACATCATCTCCACCATCCTGAAAATCCGCTCCTCTCAGGGGAGGCACAAAGCCTTTTCCACCTGTGCCTCCCACCTGGTCATTGTTATTCTCTATTATGGCAGTGCCATCTTCACATATGTGAGGCCCATATCTTCTTACTCACTTGAGAAAGACAGATTAATCCCAGTAATGTATAGTGTTGTCACACCCATGCTGAATCCTGTAATTTATACACTGAGGAATAAGGACATCAAACAGGCTGTGAAGGCCATAGGGAAAAATTGGCAGctgtcagttttctcttctgaTATGTAA